A DNA window from Halorubrum sp. DM2 contains the following coding sequences:
- a CDS encoding helix-turn-helix domain-containing protein, which produces MRRRGRTARSIAALLLAVCCVAALGVAVPAGAQSVAVPQTDDQPAPDNTITRIDLAANGSATWEITLRTRLENDSDVAEYERFQERFRSNTSRYLGPFSERMSGVVAAANDSSDREMYATGFEADTAIQEVPRRWGVVRFRFTWTSFAAVDGDAVVAGDVFAGGFFIGDDDSLAVSIPDGYAVESVTPEPDDVGEGVVEWRGREDFDDGQPSVRAVPAAGGSDGAGGGSDSGGVGSETVLAALALVFGAVALVAYAVRTGRFGLDGEQTDLGGSPVVTDRDVAAADDSRTATATETASESGADDESDAVDPELLTDEDRVRRALRERDGRMKQSDVVEELGWSKSKTSRVLSRMADAGGVEKLRIGRENVIDLADGDDAADEDRSA; this is translated from the coding sequence ATGAGACGACGCGGCCGGACGGCCCGCTCGATCGCCGCCCTCCTCCTCGCCGTCTGCTGTGTGGCGGCCCTCGGAGTCGCCGTCCCCGCGGGCGCGCAGTCCGTCGCGGTCCCCCAGACCGACGACCAGCCCGCCCCGGACAACACGATCACACGGATCGATCTGGCTGCCAATGGCTCGGCGACGTGGGAGATCACCCTCCGGACTCGGCTCGAAAACGACTCCGACGTGGCGGAGTACGAGCGGTTCCAAGAGCGGTTCCGGTCGAACACGAGCCGCTACCTCGGCCCCTTCTCCGAGCGGATGTCCGGCGTCGTCGCGGCCGCGAACGACTCGTCGGACCGCGAGATGTACGCGACCGGCTTCGAGGCCGACACCGCGATACAGGAGGTCCCGCGGCGGTGGGGCGTCGTCCGCTTCCGGTTCACGTGGACCAGCTTCGCCGCGGTCGACGGCGACGCGGTGGTCGCCGGCGACGTCTTCGCCGGGGGGTTCTTCATCGGCGACGACGACTCGCTGGCCGTCTCGATCCCGGACGGGTACGCGGTCGAGTCGGTCACCCCGGAGCCGGACGACGTCGGAGAGGGGGTCGTCGAGTGGCGCGGCCGCGAGGACTTCGACGACGGGCAACCGAGCGTCCGTGCCGTGCCGGCGGCGGGAGGCAGCGACGGCGCGGGCGGGGGTTCGGACTCGGGCGGGGTCGGAAGCGAAACCGTCCTCGCCGCCCTCGCTCTCGTCTTCGGGGCGGTCGCGCTCGTCGCCTACGCCGTGCGGACCGGTCGATTCGGACTCGACGGCGAGCAGACCGATCTCGGGGGAAGTCCCGTGGTCACGGATCGCGACGTCGCCGCCGCCGATGACAGCAGAACCGCTACCGCCACCGAGACCGCGAGCGAATCCGGGGCCGACGACGAGTCCGACGCGGTCGATCCCGAACTCCTCACCGACGAGGACCGAGTCAGGCGTGCCCTCCGCGAGCGCGACGGCCGGATGAAGCAATCTGACGTAGTCGAGGAACTCGGCTGGTCGAAGTCGAAGACCTCGCGCGTGCTCTCGCGGATGGCGGACGCGGGCGGGGTAGAGAAGCTGCGGATCGGCCGCGAGAACGTGATCGATCTCGCCGACGGCGACGACGCGGCCGACGAGGACCGATCGGCGTAA